One region of Danio aesculapii chromosome 7, fDanAes4.1, whole genome shotgun sequence genomic DNA includes:
- the si:ch211-288d18.1 gene encoding USP6 N-terminal-like protein has protein sequence MKKDVEVLIAEERAEIISKYNKGRDAGVEIDPWEDADYSIYRVTDRFGFLHEEELPTPSALEEKQKQVEIERVQKWLKMLKNWSKYRNSDRMMKRVFKGIPLQLRGQAWALLLDVEKVKSDNAGKYERMKEQAQLYSPEIKQIDLDINRTFRNHIMFMDRFGVKQQSLFHVLSAYSVYNTEVSYCQGMSQIAAILLMFMNEEDAFWALSQLLTNQKHGMHGFFVPGFPKLQRFQNHHDQILSKLLPKLKKHLDKEQMSSGIYSTKWFLQCFIDRTPFTLTLRLWDIFILEGEKVLTAMAYTILQLHKKRLLKMSLEELREFLQEKIGESIYLNDDLVIEQLKVSMSELRKMKLDVPPPAKPDEFPRKPLGLELPVVLTLVKRPKPSPSEETPNKTLLIKQPPASLHISLQQESIMLDDSPPQDKKPYKDGGTGSMSPLPSPDPVLVHSQIPLTPDGMIGAPEDGGEWPPPYEPPVPETQNQPELYDSPPHPNVDEGSPNAKPLETSQNIEQDTSETAEGSVEGGLASDNFQSISMKPCGISSSENGDVGNPESQNMDKLSERLHSTSCAQSQLPAKRIPTVQSDPLLQLPPESRQNLPKSETF, from the exons GGTAGAGATGCAGGAGTTGAGATCGATCCTTGGGAGGATGCAGACTACAGCATATACAGAGTCACAGATCGCTTTGGATTTCTTCA TGAAGAAGAATTACCCACCCCCAGTGCACTTGAAGAGAAG CAAAAACAAGTGGAGATTGAGAGGGTGCAGAAATGGCTGAAGATGCTGAAAAACTGGAGCAAGTATAGAAACAGTGACCGG ATGATGAAGAGGGTTTTTAAAGGAATCCCCCTGCAGCTGAGAGGACAGGCCTGGGCTCTGCTGCTGGACGTTGAGAAAGTCAAGAGTGACAATGCAGGAAAATATGAG agaatGAAAGAGCAAGCCCAGCTCTACTCTCCAGAAATCAAACAGATTGACCTCGATATCAACAGGACCTTTCGAAACCACATCATGTTTATGGATCGATTTGGTGTAAA GCAACAGTCTTTGTTCCACGTGCTCTCGGCGTACTCTGTTTACAATACG GAAGTGAGCTACTGCCAGGGCATGAGTCAGATTGCTGCCATTCTGTTGATGTTCATGAATGAAGAAGATGCATTCTGGGCTTTGTCGCAGCTCTTAACCAATCAGAAACATGGCATGCATG GATTCTTTGTTCCTGGATTTCCCAaacttcagcgtttccaaaaccaCCATGACCAGATTCTCTCCAAGCTTTTACCCAAACTAAAGAAGCATTTG GATAAGGAGCAGATGTCCAGCGGTATTTACAGCACTAAATGGTTCCTCCAATGTTTTATCGACAGG ACCCCATTCACTTTGACCTTacgtctgtgggatatctttatCCTGGAAGGCGAGAAAGTTCTGACAGCCATGGCTTACACTATCCTTCAGCTCCACAAAA AACGCTTGCTCAAGATGTCTCTGGAGGAGCTGAGAGAGTTCCTGCAGGAGAAGATAGGAGAGTCCATCTACCTCAATGATGACCTCGTCATAGAGCAGCTTAAAGTGTCCATGTCTGAACTTCGCAAAATGAAGCTTGACGTCCCACCACCAG CAAAGCCGGATGAGTTTCCGCGGAAGCCTCTGGGTCTGGAGCTGCCCGTAGTTTTGACTCTGGTGAAACGGCCCAAACCGAGCCCTTCAGAGGAGACACCTAACAAAACCCTTCTCATCAAACAGCCACCAGCTTCTCTGCACATCTCCCTCCAGCAGGAGTCCATCATGCTGGACGACAGCCCTCCACAGGACAAGAAGCCTTACAAAGATGGAGGGACGGGCAGCATGTCACCGCTCCCCTCACCAGACCCCGTTCTAGTGCACAGTCAGATTCCCCTCACACCCGACGGGATGATAGGAGCCCCTGAAGATGGCGGAGAGTGGCCTCCTCCATACGAACCTCCTGTCCCAGAGACCCAAAATCAACCTGAGCTGTACGATTCTCCTCCACATCCAAATGTGGATGAAGGATCACCTAATGCAAAGCCTTTAGAAACATCTCAGAACATTGAACAGGACACTTCAGAGACAGCAGAGGGCAGTGTGGAGGGTGGTTTAGCCTCAGACAACTTCCAGTCCATTTCTATGAAGCCTTGTGGTATTTCCAGTTCTGAAAATGGAGATGTGGGAAATCCTGAAAGTCAAAATATGGACAAGCTTTCAGAGAGACTGCACTCAACATCCTGTGCTCAGTCACAGTTACCTGCCAAACGTATCCCCACAGTCCAATCAGACCCACTACTTCAGCTTCCTCCTGAGTCCCGCCAAAACCTTCCCAAGTCAGAGACATTTTAA